One segment of Marvinbryantia formatexigens DSM 14469 DNA contains the following:
- a CDS encoding ABC transporter ATP-binding protein — translation MQLQTKQLTKKYGDKTAVNHLNLIFSNGIYGLLGANGAGKTTLMRLLCGLQKPTEGEILLNGKPVSQMGAAFAGLLGYLPQQFPYYPDFTAGEYLRYMAAVKGLGREEAQKRSGELLSAVGLGRKEGEKIRRFSGGMKQRLGIAQALLNDPKILIFDEPTAGLDPKERIRFRSLLHSFAENKIVLLSTHIVSDVENTADIILMMKDGKLVYTGRTDRTAESARCIGGQAGAADNLEKLYLYYFGEEEA, via the coding sequence ATGCAGCTACAGACAAAACAACTGACAAAAAAGTATGGTGATAAAACGGCGGTGAATCATCTGAACCTGATATTTTCCAACGGGATTTATGGTCTGCTTGGTGCCAACGGAGCCGGGAAGACGACGCTGATGCGGCTCTTGTGCGGTCTGCAGAAGCCGACAGAGGGAGAAATTTTGCTAAACGGAAAACCGGTCTCGCAGATGGGAGCCGCCTTTGCGGGACTGCTCGGTTATCTGCCGCAGCAGTTTCCATACTATCCGGATTTTACCGCCGGGGAATACCTGCGCTATATGGCGGCGGTGAAGGGACTCGGCAGAGAGGAGGCGCAAAAGAGAAGCGGAGAGCTTCTGTCGGCAGTCGGGCTTGGCAGAAAAGAAGGCGAAAAAATCCGCCGCTTCTCCGGCGGCATGAAGCAGCGGCTTGGAATCGCGCAGGCGCTCTTAAACGACCCGAAAATCCTTATTTTTGACGAGCCGACGGCGGGTCTGGACCCGAAGGAGCGCATCCGTTTCCGCAGCCTGCTGCATTCCTTTGCCGAGAATAAAATCGTGCTGCTCTCCACGCATATCGTTTCCGATGTGGAAAATACGGCAGACATCATTCTGATGATGAAGGACGGGAAGCTGGTGTACACCGGGCGGACGGACCGGACGGCGGAATCGGCGCGCTGCATCGGCGGACAGGCGGGCGCGGCGGATAATCTGGAAAAGCTTTATTTATATTATTTCGGGGAGGAAGAGGCATGA